The Thermoleophilum album genome contains a region encoding:
- a CDS encoding QsdR family transcriptional regulator, producing MPATAANTPSHEPPAPCLAYRAYRLGFPERQARAFAVARDWYARGRKLDMRALASELGVSRPTLYRWVGSRERLLEDVIWSFAEELLAVAVRRARGDGSARIMSILREFTAQIVAAPALRRFLEMDAEIALRVLTRRDGGVEGRLVRAVAELLDDEVRASGLSLPLETPEMAYLIVRVVEAFLYNDAIAALEPDLEAAAMVVELLLKGAQPSAGAKSSHLQQPLPVRH from the coding sequence GTGCCAGCAACCGCCGCGAACACGCCAAGCCACGAGCCGCCGGCCCCCTGCCTCGCCTACCGGGCGTATCGGCTCGGCTTTCCCGAGCGCCAAGCGCGGGCCTTTGCGGTTGCCCGCGATTGGTATGCGCGGGGTCGCAAGCTCGACATGCGCGCGTTGGCGAGCGAGCTCGGCGTCAGCCGGCCGACGCTCTACCGCTGGGTCGGAAGCCGCGAACGGCTACTCGAAGACGTGATTTGGTCGTTTGCCGAGGAGCTGCTAGCGGTCGCCGTGCGACGCGCACGCGGCGACGGCTCTGCGCGCATCATGAGCATCCTGCGCGAGTTCACCGCGCAGATCGTTGCTGCGCCGGCGTTGCGTCGCTTCTTGGAGATGGATGCCGAGATCGCGCTGCGCGTCTTGACCCGGCGCGACGGCGGTGTGGAGGGGCGTTTGGTGCGTGCGGTCGCGGAGCTCCTCGACGACGAGGTGCGCGCCAGCGGCCTGTCGCTTCCTCTCGAGACACCGGAGATGGCGTACCTGATCGTGCGGGTCGTCGAAGCGTTCCTCTACAACGACGCGATCGCCGCGCTCGAGCCGGATCTCGAGGCGGCCGCGATGGTCGTGGAGCTGCTGCTGAAAGGGGCGCAGCCGTCGGCTGGCGCGAAGTCGTCGCACCTTCAGCAGCCGCTACCGGTAAGGCACTGA
- a CDS encoding QsdR family transcriptional regulator: MDEREDAKRDAGGPGETHPISSAPPPTPAYQAWLAGSRSRQAQAFEVARRWYLAGRRLEMLALAEELGVSRPTLYRWAGSREQLLADVIWSFADELFRTAAERAPGSGAERIVEVVRRFTYWVAEAEPLRRFLEADAERALRILTRRHGGVQGRLVEAYERLLREEVERSELALPLAPSLFAYVIVRVGEAFLYNDAIAALEPDIESLLAVIRVLLAVEPDA, encoded by the coding sequence ATGGACGAAAGGGAGGACGCGAAGCGCGACGCCGGGGGTCCCGGCGAGACCCATCCGATATCGTCGGCGCCACCGCCAACGCCCGCTTACCAAGCCTGGCTTGCGGGATCGCGGAGCCGCCAAGCGCAAGCGTTCGAGGTCGCGCGGCGCTGGTATCTCGCCGGGCGTCGGCTGGAGATGCTCGCCCTCGCCGAGGAACTGGGCGTCAGTCGACCAACCCTCTACCGCTGGGCGGGTAGCCGCGAGCAGCTCTTGGCGGACGTCATCTGGTCGTTTGCCGACGAGCTCTTCCGGACTGCCGCCGAGCGCGCCCCGGGAAGCGGTGCCGAGCGAATCGTCGAGGTCGTGCGACGCTTCACCTATTGGGTTGCGGAAGCCGAACCGCTAAGGCGCTTCTTGGAAGCCGACGCGGAGCGCGCCCTGAGAATCCTCACGCGCCGCCACGGCGGTGTGCAGGGGCGTCTAGTCGAAGCCTACGAGCGGCTGCTGCGCGAGGAGGTCGAGCGTTCAGAGCTCGCACTTCCGCTGGCCCCCTCGCTGTTCGCTTACGTGATCGTCCGCGTCGGCGAGGCGTTCCTCTACAACGACGCGATCGCAGCACTCGAGCCGGACATCGAGAGCTTGTTGGCGGTGATCCGGGTCCTCTTGGCCGTGGAGCCGGATGCCTGA
- a CDS encoding glutamate synthase subunit beta, producing the protein MGKLRGFLEYPRRAFVKRDPRERVRDYARYFSLQDENTLREQGARCMDCGVPFCHEGCPLGNLIPDWNDLVWRGRWRDALVKLHATNNFPEFTGTICPAPCESACVLDINADPVTIEQIELAIVTKGFEEGWIKPEPPDQRSGKTVGVIGSGPAGLAVAAELNKRGHLVTVYERDEGPGGLMRFGVPDAKLEKWVIDRRVRLLEEEGVRFECDCDVGRSVSTEELRRRHDALVIAIGSRVHRDLEVPGRELRGVHFAMDYLYQRNRAVARMEGRPARDVPPGAEITARGKRVVVVGGGDTGMDCISNALREGARDVLMLDVYPPLPPSGRPPMSPWPLPPKRTPTTYALEEGGKRRFGCEVVEILGDGDHVTAVRARRVEGTSSRDLRPIPGSEFVEPADLVLIAIGFAHPEHEGPIKELQLDLDARGNVRAPVYGTSVEGVFACGDARIGQSLVVTAIAEGRRCARVVDRYLGGTGELRRLPAEALFAYEDGDPNSLRHQAEVAGSVTVGEAFWVGPRDGR; encoded by the coding sequence GTGGGCAAGCTACGCGGCTTCCTCGAATACCCGCGCCGAGCCTTCGTCAAGCGGGACCCGCGTGAGCGCGTGCGCGACTACGCGCGTTACTTCTCGCTGCAGGACGAGAACACCCTGCGCGAGCAGGGCGCGCGCTGCATGGACTGCGGCGTTCCCTTCTGTCACGAGGGGTGCCCGCTCGGCAACCTGATTCCCGACTGGAACGACCTCGTCTGGCGCGGCCGCTGGCGGGACGCGCTGGTCAAGTTGCACGCCACCAATAACTTCCCGGAGTTCACCGGGACCATCTGCCCGGCGCCTTGCGAGTCGGCTTGCGTGCTCGACATCAACGCGGACCCGGTGACGATCGAGCAGATCGAGCTCGCGATCGTGACCAAGGGTTTCGAGGAGGGTTGGATCAAGCCCGAGCCGCCCGACCAGCGCAGCGGTAAGACCGTCGGTGTAATCGGCTCCGGTCCCGCCGGGCTGGCGGTTGCGGCCGAGCTCAACAAGCGTGGGCACCTGGTCACTGTCTACGAGCGCGACGAAGGGCCGGGCGGGTTGATGCGCTTCGGTGTGCCCGACGCCAAGCTCGAGAAGTGGGTGATCGACCGACGCGTCCGCCTCCTCGAGGAAGAGGGCGTGCGCTTCGAATGCGACTGCGACGTCGGGCGCAGCGTCTCGACCGAGGAGCTCCGCCGCCGACATGACGCCCTCGTGATCGCGATCGGTTCGCGCGTGCACCGCGATCTCGAGGTCCCCGGACGGGAACTTCGCGGTGTGCACTTCGCGATGGACTACCTCTACCAGCGCAACCGTGCGGTGGCGCGCATGGAGGGCCGGCCGGCGCGCGATGTGCCGCCTGGGGCCGAGATAACGGCGCGGGGCAAGCGCGTCGTAGTCGTCGGCGGCGGCGACACCGGGATGGACTGCATCTCCAACGCCCTCCGCGAAGGCGCGCGCGACGTCCTGATGCTCGACGTCTATCCGCCGCTGCCGCCGTCCGGGCGTCCGCCGATGTCGCCCTGGCCGCTGCCGCCCAAGCGCACCCCGACGACCTATGCGCTCGAGGAGGGGGGCAAGCGGCGCTTCGGCTGCGAAGTGGTCGAGATCCTCGGCGACGGCGACCATGTGACGGCGGTGCGGGCGCGTCGCGTCGAAGGTACGAGCTCGCGTGACCTGCGCCCGATCCCCGGCAGCGAGTTCGTCGAGCCGGCGGACCTCGTTTTGATCGCGATCGGGTTCGCGCATCCCGAGCACGAGGGTCCGATCAAGGAGCTGCAACTCGACCTCGACGCGCGCGGCAACGTGCGAGCGCCGGTCTACGGAACCTCCGTCGAGGGCGTGTTCGCGTGCGGCGATGCGCGCATCGGCCAGTCGCTGGTGGTGACAGCGATTGCCGAGGGGCGCCGCTGTGCCCGCGTGGTCGACCGTTATCTCGGCGGTACCGGCGAGCTCAGACGACTGCCTGCGGAGGCCTTGTTCGCCTACGAAGACGGCGATCCCAACTCGTTGCGCCACCAAGCGGAGGTGGCCGGATCGGTCACCGTCGGCGAGGCCTTCTGGGTCGGTCCGCGCGACGGCCGGTAG
- a CDS encoding NAD-dependent epimerase/dehydratase family protein, with the protein MRALLPARGSGLFSPIYVDDLVDAILLVCTHERAAGEVFNITPDEAVTCAEFFGHYARMLGKPPPRVAPTGVALVLAEVLSAFERLRGRRSELNRETVLYLTRPGGYSNAKARRLLGWRPTVDLAEGMRRTEQWLRERGLLGTT; encoded by the coding sequence GTGCGCGCGCTCCTGCCGGCGCGCGGCAGCGGACTGTTCAGCCCGATCTACGTGGACGATCTCGTCGACGCGATCCTCCTGGTTTGCACGCACGAGCGGGCAGCGGGGGAGGTGTTCAACATCACCCCCGACGAAGCTGTCACCTGCGCGGAGTTCTTCGGGCACTACGCGCGCATGCTCGGGAAGCCCCCGCCGCGCGTCGCCCCCACCGGCGTCGCGCTCGTCCTCGCCGAAGTGCTCTCGGCCTTCGAGCGGCTGCGGGGGCGGCGGTCGGAGCTGAACCGCGAGACCGTGCTGTACCTGACGCGGCCCGGTGGCTACTCCAACGCGAAGGCGCGACGGTTGCTCGGCTGGCGGCCAACAGTCGACCTCGCGGAGGGCATGCGCCGCACCGAACAATGGCTGCGCGAGCGCGGTCTTCTGGGCACCACTTAA
- a CDS encoding FHA domain-containing protein, with amino-acid sequence MGRPKFEPVREAGTYHCDGCGYLIALREGEELPACPMCGATTFRRHSLFDPRDPFGATTETQLDATGPLRSGERPPWLEELAAELSSSEGCFLVYETADGGIERVELAAGWTRIGRSIAAQVRLDDPTVSRRHALVYVDEAGARILDDRSLNGVFVNGERVELVELEHGDEVTIGRYRLFFLSGGYSHENRAAPTAGLESAHEDAVA; translated from the coding sequence ATGGGACGTCCGAAGTTCGAGCCGGTCCGTGAAGCCGGCACATACCATTGCGATGGCTGTGGGTACTTGATCGCACTGCGGGAGGGCGAAGAACTGCCGGCCTGCCCGATGTGCGGCGCCACCACGTTCCGCCGCCACTCGCTGTTCGATCCCCGCGACCCGTTTGGGGCGACGACCGAGACGCAGCTCGACGCGACCGGGCCGTTGCGCAGCGGCGAGCGCCCACCTTGGTTGGAGGAGCTGGCGGCCGAACTGAGCTCAAGCGAAGGCTGCTTCCTTGTCTATGAGACCGCGGACGGAGGTATCGAGCGCGTCGAACTGGCGGCTGGCTGGACTCGCATCGGCCGCTCGATCGCAGCGCAGGTACGCCTCGACGACCCCACCGTGTCGCGCCGGCACGCGCTCGTGTACGTCGACGAGGCGGGTGCGCGGATCCTCGACGACCGCTCTCTGAACGGGGTTTTCGTGAACGGCGAGCGCGTCGAACTGGTGGAGCTGGAACACGGCGACGAGGTCACGATCGGGCGCTACCGACTCTTCTTCTTAAGCGGGGGCTACAGCCACGAGAACCGAGCGGCGCCGACCGCGGGGCTCGAGTCGGCGCACGAAGACGCCGTCGCGTGA
- the gltB gene encoding glutamate synthase large subunit codes for MNVSAREQAPRGLYDAAYEHDACGVAFVARLRAPASHEVVERALEALERLEHRGAAGADPETGDGAGILLQLPDAFFRAELPFELPEPGRYAAAMVFLPRDPERAAEARTVFERTVSEHGQRLLGWRPVPVCEDACGRTARACAPRIEQLFVAASPDLGDQDAFERRLYVIRRLIERAGIDGLAIPSFSSRTIVYKGMLTAPQLPRFYPDLRDPRLASRLAIVHSRFSTNTFPSWELAHPYRMLAHNGEINTLRGNRNWMRARESQLASPLFGDDIEKIRGLLSEDLSDSASLDRVFELLVLGGRSPAHAITMLIPEAYEQRSDVPQELRDFYAYHESLIEPWDGPAAVAFSDGRVVGATLDRNGLRPGRWLVTRDGWVVLASEAGVFDCDPGQIEAKGRLRPGKLFLVDLEQERIVPDEEIKRELALRRPYGKWLRERVVHIDDLPDRKPRVPRVEPLRARQLAFGWTEEDIRTILAPMARDGAEPTGSMGNDTALAVLSDQRPSLFRYFKQLFAQVTNPAIDPIRESVVMSLKACIGPEVNLLDETPEHCHQLVMPQPILRNGELERLRQVDHEVFWARTIDITWPVAEGPAGMERRLEAICDEAAQLVERGVNILILSDRNLGAERAAIPALLATSAVHHRLVREGTRLCTGLVVETGEAREVHHIACLIGYGAAAVNPYLMFESLSTVKREGWLADDVSLEEAERRVIKAIGKGLLKILSKMGISTIASYTGAQIFEAVGLERELVDRYFTGTPSRVGGVGLEVLAREALDRHARAYPTAESELLPHGGIYQWRRDGEYHGWNPETIANLQHAARREGSADAYERFARYVNEVALPRTTLRGLLRFRTDRDPIPLDEVEPTTEILKRFKSGGMSLGALSPEAHETLAIAMNRLGGKSNTGEGGEDPARYLDERRSAIKQVASGRFGVTIHYLVNSDEIQIKIAQGAKPGEGGQLPGHKVNEYIAKLRHSTPGVGLISPPPHHDIYSIEDLKQLIYDLRCANPRARISVKLVAEVGVGTVAAGVAKANADHVVIAGHDGGTGASPLSSIQHAGIPWEIGLAETQQTLLRNDLRSRILVEVDGQMRTGRDVVVAAILGADEFGFSTAPLIALGCVMMRVCHLNTCPVGVATQDPVLRERFAGQPDHVVNYLWLVAEEARRIMASLGVRTMQELIGRTELLEPDPAIDHWKARGLDLRPLLAVPEGIDPEAPRCRTRGPDPVLDDHTDHQLIASARPAIEKGRPVRLRRKIRNPERAVGGLLSSEIARVRGFDALPDGTIEVEFEGSAGQSFGAWLAPGVTFVLRGDANDYAGKGLSGGTLVVRPPEGAAFDAERNVVVGNVVLYGATSGKAFFRGLAGERFCVRNSGAIAVVEGVGDHGCEYMTGGRVVVLGPTGINFAAGMSGGIAYVLDVDGRFRERCNTELVGFDEITPDEALELHGWIEEHQRRTGSPLAERLLAAWPQSLERFVKVMPHDYKRALAELADRRGRLPSEAAEPLALVGALDNGGDGRASGLAPGHEAAAAGPEPVGS; via the coding sequence ATGAACGTGAGCGCAAGAGAACAGGCCCCCCGCGGGCTGTACGACGCGGCCTACGAGCACGACGCGTGCGGCGTCGCTTTCGTCGCGCGTTTGCGGGCTCCTGCCTCGCACGAGGTGGTGGAGCGCGCGCTCGAGGCGCTCGAGCGGCTCGAGCATCGGGGGGCAGCTGGTGCCGACCCGGAAACCGGCGATGGAGCGGGGATCCTGTTGCAGCTTCCCGACGCCTTCTTCCGGGCAGAGCTGCCCTTCGAACTTCCCGAACCCGGCCGCTACGCGGCCGCAATGGTGTTCCTGCCGCGCGATCCCGAGCGTGCCGCCGAAGCCCGAACGGTTTTCGAGCGCACGGTCAGCGAGCACGGTCAGCGGCTGCTCGGGTGGCGCCCAGTTCCGGTTTGCGAAGACGCCTGCGGGCGCACCGCTAGGGCTTGTGCGCCGCGGATCGAGCAGCTGTTCGTGGCGGCCTCGCCGGACCTCGGCGACCAGGACGCGTTTGAGCGCCGCCTATACGTGATCCGGAGGCTGATCGAGCGCGCCGGTATCGACGGTCTCGCGATCCCCTCTTTCTCGTCGCGCACAATCGTCTACAAGGGGATGTTGACGGCCCCTCAGCTGCCCCGCTTCTACCCCGATCTGCGCGACCCGCGCCTGGCGTCGCGCCTAGCGATCGTCCACTCGCGCTTCTCGACCAACACCTTCCCGAGCTGGGAGCTCGCGCACCCCTACCGGATGCTGGCGCACAACGGTGAGATCAACACGCTGCGTGGCAACCGCAACTGGATGCGCGCCCGCGAGAGCCAGCTCGCGTCGCCCCTGTTCGGCGACGACATCGAGAAGATCCGAGGTCTGCTGAGCGAGGACCTCTCCGATTCGGCGTCGCTCGACCGCGTCTTCGAGCTGTTGGTGCTCGGCGGCCGTTCGCCGGCGCACGCCATCACGATGCTGATTCCCGAGGCGTACGAGCAGCGCTCCGACGTGCCGCAGGAGCTGCGCGACTTCTACGCCTACCACGAGTCGTTGATCGAGCCTTGGGATGGACCAGCCGCGGTGGCCTTCAGCGACGGTCGGGTGGTCGGCGCGACGCTCGATCGCAACGGTCTGCGCCCGGGCCGCTGGCTCGTGACCCGCGACGGCTGGGTGGTCCTGGCGTCCGAAGCGGGCGTTTTCGATTGCGACCCCGGGCAGATCGAGGCGAAAGGGCGGCTGCGCCCCGGCAAGCTCTTCCTCGTCGACCTCGAGCAGGAGCGGATCGTCCCGGACGAGGAGATCAAGCGCGAGCTAGCGCTGCGGCGCCCCTACGGCAAGTGGTTGCGGGAGCGCGTCGTGCACATCGACGATTTGCCCGACCGCAAGCCGCGGGTGCCGCGCGTCGAGCCACTGCGTGCGCGCCAGCTCGCCTTCGGCTGGACCGAGGAGGACATCCGCACGATCCTCGCGCCGATGGCCCGGGACGGCGCCGAGCCGACCGGCTCGATGGGCAACGACACCGCGCTCGCCGTTCTTTCTGATCAGCGGCCATCGCTGTTCAGGTACTTCAAGCAGCTGTTCGCTCAGGTCACGAACCCGGCCATCGACCCGATCCGCGAGTCGGTGGTGATGAGCCTCAAGGCCTGCATCGGGCCGGAGGTGAACCTGCTCGACGAGACACCCGAGCACTGCCACCAGCTGGTGATGCCGCAGCCGATCCTGCGCAACGGCGAACTGGAGCGGCTGCGCCAGGTCGATCACGAGGTGTTCTGGGCACGCACGATCGACATCACCTGGCCGGTCGCCGAGGGGCCTGCGGGAATGGAGCGTCGTCTCGAGGCGATCTGCGACGAGGCGGCGCAGCTCGTCGAGCGCGGGGTGAACATCCTGATCCTGTCCGACCGCAACCTCGGCGCCGAGCGTGCGGCGATCCCGGCTTTGCTCGCGACGTCGGCCGTGCACCACCGCCTGGTGCGTGAAGGGACCCGCTTGTGCACCGGTCTCGTGGTGGAGACCGGCGAGGCGCGCGAGGTCCATCACATTGCCTGCCTGATCGGTTACGGCGCGGCAGCGGTCAACCCGTACCTGATGTTCGAGTCGCTGTCGACGGTCAAGCGCGAAGGTTGGCTAGCCGACGACGTCTCGCTCGAGGAGGCCGAGCGGCGCGTGATCAAGGCGATCGGCAAGGGGCTCCTCAAGATCCTCTCGAAAATGGGGATCTCGACGATCGCCTCGTACACCGGCGCGCAGATCTTCGAGGCCGTCGGTCTCGAGCGCGAGCTCGTGGACCGCTACTTCACCGGCACGCCATCGCGGGTCGGCGGCGTCGGTCTCGAGGTCCTCGCCCGCGAGGCGCTCGACCGCCACGCCCGTGCCTACCCGACCGCCGAGTCGGAACTGCTCCCGCACGGCGGCATCTACCAGTGGCGTCGCGACGGCGAGTACCACGGCTGGAACCCCGAAACGATCGCCAACCTCCAGCATGCGGCCCGCCGCGAGGGCAGCGCCGACGCCTACGAGCGCTTCGCTCGCTACGTCAACGAGGTCGCGCTGCCGCGGACGACGCTGCGCGGCCTGCTGCGCTTCCGTACCGATCGCGACCCGATCCCCCTCGACGAGGTCGAACCCACCACGGAGATCCTCAAGCGCTTCAAATCGGGTGGAATGAGCCTCGGTGCGCTCTCCCCAGAGGCGCACGAAACGCTGGCGATCGCGATGAATCGCCTCGGCGGTAAGTCGAACACCGGGGAGGGCGGCGAGGATCCTGCCCGCTACCTCGACGAGCGGCGCTCGGCGATCAAGCAGGTGGCGTCCGGTCGTTTCGGCGTCACGATCCACTACCTCGTCAACTCCGACGAGATCCAGATCAAGATCGCGCAAGGAGCGAAGCCGGGCGAAGGCGGTCAGCTCCCCGGCCACAAGGTCAACGAGTACATCGCCAAGCTCCGCCACTCGACGCCGGGCGTCGGCCTGATCTCGCCACCGCCACACCACGACATCTACTCGATCGAGGACCTCAAGCAGCTGATCTACGACCTGCGCTGCGCTAACCCGCGTGCGCGCATCTCGGTGAAGCTGGTCGCCGAGGTTGGGGTCGGTACGGTCGCTGCCGGAGTCGCCAAGGCCAACGCCGACCACGTGGTGATCGCCGGTCACGACGGCGGCACCGGGGCGTCGCCGCTCTCCTCGATCCAGCACGCCGGTATTCCATGGGAGATCGGGCTTGCTGAGACGCAACAGACGTTGCTGCGCAACGATCTGCGCTCGCGGATCCTGGTCGAGGTCGACGGACAGATGCGCACCGGCCGCGACGTCGTGGTGGCAGCGATCCTCGGTGCCGACGAGTTCGGTTTCTCGACCGCCCCGCTGATCGCCCTCGGCTGCGTGATGATGCGGGTGTGCCACCTCAACACCTGCCCGGTCGGGGTGGCTACCCAAGACCCGGTCTTGCGCGAGCGCTTCGCCGGTCAGCCCGATCACGTCGTCAACTACCTGTGGCTGGTGGCGGAGGAGGCACGCCGGATCATGGCGTCGCTCGGCGTGCGCACGATGCAGGAGCTGATCGGGCGCACTGAACTGCTCGAACCGGATCCCGCGATCGACCATTGGAAAGCCCGCGGGCTCGACCTGCGACCGCTCTTGGCGGTCCCGGAGGGCATCGATCCCGAGGCGCCGCGTTGTCGCACGCGCGGCCCCGACCCGGTGCTCGACGACCACACCGACCACCAGTTGATCGCAAGTGCGCGCCCCGCGATCGAGAAGGGGCGGCCCGTGCGTCTGCGGCGCAAGATTCGAAACCCGGAACGCGCCGTCGGTGGCCTCCTGTCGAGCGAGATCGCGCGCGTACGCGGCTTCGACGCGCTGCCGGACGGCACGATCGAGGTCGAGTTCGAGGGCTCCGCGGGCCAGAGCTTCGGTGCCTGGCTGGCGCCCGGTGTGACCTTCGTCTTGCGCGGCGATGCCAACGACTATGCGGGCAAAGGCTTGTCGGGCGGCACGCTGGTCGTGAGGCCACCGGAGGGAGCCGCGTTCGATGCCGAGCGCAACGTGGTCGTGGGCAACGTCGTCCTCTACGGCGCGACGTCCGGCAAGGCGTTCTTCCGCGGGTTGGCCGGCGAACGCTTCTGTGTGCGCAACTCGGGGGCGATCGCGGTCGTCGAGGGCGTCGGTGACCACGGCTGCGAGTACATGACGGGCGGTCGTGTGGTCGTGCTCGGGCCGACCGGCATCAACTTCGCTGCGGGCATGAGCGGCGGCATCGCCTACGTGCTCGACGTCGACGGCCGCTTCCGCGAGCGTTGCAACACCGAGCTCGTGGGCTTCGATGAGATCACGCCCGACGAGGCGCTCGAGCTGCACGGCTGGATCGAGGAGCACCAGCGACGCACCGGCTCGCCGCTCGCCGAGCGCCTGCTCGCCGCCTGGCCGCAGTCGTTGGAACGGTTCGTGAAGGTGATGCCGCACGACTACAAGCGGGCGCTGGCCGAGCTTGCAGACCGCCGTGGGCGCCTGCCGTCGGAAGCGGCCGAGCCGCTGGCCTTAGTGGGAGCGTTGGACAACGGCGGCGATGGGCGTGCTTCGGGGCTCGCCCCCGGTCACGAGGCGGCCGCCGCCGGCCCGGAACCAGTCGGGAGTTAG
- a CDS encoding SRPBCC family protein encodes MAAFTLAKTICAAPERVYDFVADLAAWPAVVDHFVDDFRLARANPVGRGAAARFRVRSPYGKPYAELDIYAAERPRELLLRVRYGRVGRNRAAIALSFMAEEAGCTRLELQAETYPMRLADRLRDALCARWLKRRVAEALERLRMVFEEPPSKPLLRASIAGFEPEKGPRFGAHAGSDPRCGRRWAGERSRDAVATGPGPSAPAERQAPVAG; translated from the coding sequence GTGGCGGCCTTCACTCTGGCGAAGACGATCTGCGCAGCTCCCGAGCGGGTCTACGACTTCGTGGCGGATCTCGCCGCGTGGCCCGCGGTCGTCGACCATTTCGTCGACGACTTCCGCTTGGCACGCGCCAATCCCGTGGGACGGGGTGCCGCCGCTCGGTTCCGTGTGCGCTCGCCGTACGGCAAGCCCTATGCGGAGCTCGATATCTACGCCGCCGAACGGCCACGCGAGTTGTTGTTGCGGGTGCGCTACGGCCGAGTCGGGCGCAACCGCGCGGCGATTGCGCTCTCTTTCATGGCTGAGGAGGCGGGTTGCACGCGTCTCGAGTTGCAGGCGGAGACCTATCCGATGCGGCTGGCCGACCGCCTGCGCGACGCGCTGTGTGCACGCTGGCTGAAGCGACGAGTGGCAGAGGCTCTCGAACGGCTGCGGATGGTTTTCGAGGAGCCACCGTCGAAACCGCTGCTGCGCGCTTCGATCGCTGGTTTCGAGCCCGAGAAGGGTCCGCGCTTCGGCGCGCACGCGGGTAGCGACCCCAGATGCGGCCGTCGCTGGGCCGGTGAGCGGTCGCGCGACGCAGTAGCCACTGGTCCCGGCCCCAGTGCTCCCGCAGAGCGCCAGGCGCCGGTCGCCGGGTAG